A section of the Alkalihalobacillus sp. LMS39 genome encodes:
- a CDS encoding NAD(P)/FAD-dependent oxidoreductase, with the protein MIVDCAVIGGGPAGLNAALVLGRSRRQTILFDDNKPRNAVTSESHGFITRDGIHPQEFKRIAQAELSKYPDVTIEKQRVYRINKENEFFQVETEKGEVFTAKKVILATGFKEVLPEIPRVKEFYGKSLFSCPFCDGWELRDRPLAVIADDKKAFHMAKVVSNWTDDVIIFTNGSNVLSQEEQELLKSKGIRINDKKIVTLIGEEGMLEKIMLEDETEVPREGGFIIAEWIQAASFDSLEYTLNEQGGIETDNWQRTNIEGVYACGDTRIAGPTQLILAAGEGSMAAIAVNADLIEEKFNDEKQHN; encoded by the coding sequence ATGATAGTAGATTGTGCTGTAATTGGTGGAGGACCGGCTGGGTTGAATGCAGCTTTAGTACTTGGAAGATCAAGACGCCAAACGATCCTGTTCGATGACAACAAACCGAGAAATGCGGTGACTTCTGAATCCCATGGATTTATCACAAGGGACGGTATCCATCCGCAGGAATTCAAAAGGATAGCCCAGGCAGAATTAAGCAAGTACCCGGACGTGACGATTGAAAAACAACGAGTGTATCGCATAAATAAGGAAAATGAATTCTTCCAGGTGGAAACAGAGAAAGGAGAAGTATTTACTGCCAAGAAGGTCATTCTTGCAACAGGATTTAAGGAAGTTCTTCCTGAAATCCCACGGGTAAAAGAGTTCTATGGCAAGAGCCTATTTAGTTGTCCTTTCTGTGATGGCTGGGAATTAAGAGATCGTCCGCTAGCGGTGATTGCAGATGATAAAAAGGCATTTCATATGGCGAAAGTAGTATCCAACTGGACAGATGACGTAATTATTTTTACAAACGGCAGTAATGTACTTTCGCAAGAAGAACAAGAATTGCTAAAAAGTAAAGGCATCCGGATTAATGATAAGAAGATTGTCACTCTCATTGGTGAAGAGGGGATGTTGGAAAAAATTATGCTGGAAGATGAAACAGAAGTACCCCGTGAAGGAGGATTTATAATTGCAGAGTGGATACAGGCTGCTTCTTTTGACTCGCTCGAATACACATTAAACGAGCAGGGCGGAATTGAAACGGACAACTGGCAACGGACGAACATTGAAGGGGTGTATGCTTGTGGAGATACACGAATTGCTGGCCCCACCCAATTAATCTTGGCAGCGGGTGAAGGGTCTATGGCTGCCATTGCTGTGAATGCAGACCTAATAGAAGAAAAGTTTAACGACGAGAAACAGCACAATTAA
- a CDS encoding class I SAM-dependent methyltransferase, with translation MEHSHGKHNKGKVSYLESPERRKQFSPEQLLQIVTFKETDTVLDFGAGTGYFSIPTAKTIKGNVYALDTDTAMLEIIKEKAVKEQLTNIVPVHGSLEALPLREDSINIIIASLVLHEIKPLAPVLQQMKHLLKKDGYLICLELEPKGSSKKAPRITLEGMEREMKEAGFKVKEKLFPAEALYMIIAKKEE, from the coding sequence ATGGAACATTCACATGGAAAGCACAACAAAGGAAAAGTATCATATTTGGAAAGTCCTGAACGGAGAAAACAATTTTCCCCAGAACAGCTACTTCAAATAGTCACATTTAAAGAAACTGACACTGTATTGGACTTCGGTGCCGGAACTGGTTATTTTTCTATTCCTACAGCAAAAACGATAAAGGGCAACGTATACGCTTTGGATACCGACACAGCCATGCTTGAAATTATAAAGGAAAAAGCCGTAAAGGAACAGCTCACAAACATTGTCCCAGTCCATGGAAGTTTAGAGGCCCTTCCTTTACGTGAAGACTCTATCAATATAATCATTGCATCTTTAGTATTGCATGAAATAAAGCCACTTGCACCGGTATTACAGCAAATGAAACATTTACTGAAAAAAGATGGATATCTCATTTGTCTGGAGCTTGAACCAAAAGGAAGTTCAAAGAAAGCTCCGAGAATTACGTTGGAAGGAATGGAGCGAGAAATGAAGGAAGCAGGATTTAAGGTGAAAGAGAAATTATTTCCGGCAGAAGCTCTTTATATGATTATTGCAAAGAAAGAGGAATAA
- a CDS encoding MerR family transcriptional regulator, translating to MEMTIGQFAKLVGSTVRTLRYYDKIELLTPNKLNKSGRKVYTRLDWELFQQIIILKHFGLSLNEIKEQMANQQFKNQEFLQVQKQLIEKKQAELNDKLEVITRMERLYNIEGISEEELDDFAFIMLDLFRREKSQIQIWEEHFADDKEIMKQINLLRDPVYKEKMDRETWYLIQAIRNAIHDNDSTSRKKVQAILNEMNNLFPASKNFLNLVDDERFLAKYNHEFTNYFPENIANYIYKELKAYYGENDNNE from the coding sequence ATGGAAATGACAATTGGTCAGTTCGCAAAATTAGTAGGTTCAACGGTAAGAACATTAAGATACTACGATAAAATTGAGTTACTTACCCCAAACAAATTAAATAAAAGTGGTCGAAAAGTCTATACACGATTAGACTGGGAACTATTTCAACAAATAATAATATTAAAACATTTTGGGCTATCATTAAATGAAATTAAAGAACAAATGGCTAATCAGCAGTTTAAAAACCAAGAGTTTTTGCAGGTGCAGAAGCAGTTAATTGAAAAAAAGCAAGCAGAATTAAATGATAAGTTAGAGGTCATTACGAGAATGGAGAGGCTGTACAACATAGAAGGTATTTCTGAGGAAGAATTAGATGATTTTGCTTTTATCATGCTTGATTTATTTAGGAGAGAAAAATCACAAATTCAAATATGGGAAGAACATTTTGCAGATGACAAAGAGATCATGAAACAAATAAACTTGCTTCGTGATCCTGTATACAAGGAGAAAATGGATAGAGAAACCTGGTATTTAATTCAAGCGATTAGAAATGCTATTCACGATAATGATTCTACTAGCAGAAAAAAAGTACAAGCCATTCTTAACGAAATGAACAACCTATTCCCCGCAAGTAAGAACTTTCTAAATCTTGTGGATGATGAACGTTTTTTAGCGAAGTACAATCATGAGTTTACTAATTATTTTCCTGAGAACATAGCTAACTATATTTATAAAGAATTAAAAGCCTATTATGGTGAAAACGATAATAATGAGTAG
- a CDS encoding DUF1349 domain-containing protein, producing MNKDWILYENFTSEKLNDMLEWRCEPKKWFLDKTSSQLVLETDPETDYWQKTHYGFEVDNGHFLFTKTNKNFRLTTKVDAFPKTKYDQAGLMIRFSEDMWVKTSLEYIPDGLSKLGAVVTNRGYSDWSTQYVDCKTVQLYYRISKIEQNCYIDVSWDGEEWNQIRIAHLDVPKDATVLAGIYACSPQGQEQEVRFDYIKIEELPNDPTVAYL from the coding sequence GTGAACAAAGATTGGATTCTATACGAAAACTTTACTAGTGAAAAGTTAAATGACATGCTTGAATGGCGTTGTGAACCAAAGAAATGGTTCTTAGACAAAACATCTAGTCAGCTTGTTTTAGAAACAGATCCAGAGACAGATTATTGGCAAAAAACGCACTATGGTTTTGAGGTTGATAATGGGCATTTTCTTTTTACCAAAACAAACAAGAATTTCAGATTGACAACAAAAGTTGATGCCTTCCCAAAAACAAAATATGACCAAGCAGGACTGATGATTAGATTTTCCGAGGATATGTGGGTGAAAACATCCTTGGAGTATATACCTGATGGTTTAAGTAAGCTAGGAGCAGTTGTGACTAATCGAGGATATTCTGATTGGTCTACCCAATATGTAGATTGTAAAACAGTACAATTATATTATCGTATATCTAAAATTGAGCAAAATTGTTATATTGATGTTTCTTGGGACGGAGAAGAATGGAATCAAATTAGAATCGCACATTTAGATGTGCCAAAAGATGCAACCGTTTTAGCTGGAATTTATGCCTGTAGTCCACAAGGGCAGGAACAAGAAGTTCGATTTGATTATATTAAAATTGAAGAACTTCCTAATGATCCAACCGTTGCTTACTTGTAA
- a CDS encoding DUF1328 family protein — protein sequence MLRWSIIFFIIAIIAAFFGFIGIAGAAIEIAKFIFYIFIVLFIISLIAGVVRR from the coding sequence ATGTTAAGATGGTCAATCATATTTTTTATCATTGCAATTATTGCAGCTTTTTTCGGCTTTATCGGAATAGCTGGTGCAGCAATTGAGATTGCTAAATTTATCTTTTATATTTTCATCGTCTTGTTTATTATTTCGCTTATTGCTGGTGTTGTAAGGCGATAG
- a CDS encoding MFS transporter, whose translation MEQQSLFRNRTFIFLFFGSFLALIGFSMFFMTTTWYVISDLHSASSLGIILIAITVPRILMMAFGGVLADKFKKTTIMFSTSSIQGVLLVIIFLLHHTNQLSFLYLVILGSIFGTLDAFSGPAGTSLIPKIVQKNQIKQANAMIQGLGQIGFVIGPILSGSIMEFGGVTAGYLVSSMIVLLSAFFMFPPFIKEGPVVNTIKQTPFKDLIEGLSYVKASRFLMTGILILITLNFFAFGAISIAIPILVETYGGTPINLSYIDAALGIGMLVSTAIIGMIKIRRRGLTSIVGLIATLIVAIAFSQIPNLYILTVLAFLIGFTMTFVSIPFFTSAQEDTDPRIMGRVMSIVFLAMNGFDPLAYASVTLLVSRGFDIQLVILSFSIVGLLIAISILWRGHTFRSYKSNY comes from the coding sequence ATGGAACAACAATCATTATTTCGGAATCGCACTTTTATCTTTCTGTTTTTTGGGAGCTTTTTGGCGCTAATAGGTTTTAGTATGTTTTTTATGACAACAACGTGGTATGTCATTTCTGATTTACATTCTGCTAGTTCATTGGGGATTATTCTTATTGCCATTACTGTCCCACGTATTCTCATGATGGCATTTGGAGGAGTTCTTGCTGATAAATTCAAGAAGACGACAATCATGTTCAGTACAAGTTCCATCCAAGGAGTTCTGCTAGTTATCATCTTTTTATTGCATCATACAAATCAATTATCATTTCTGTATTTGGTCATTTTGGGATCCATTTTCGGAACATTAGATGCATTTTCCGGACCAGCTGGAACATCATTAATTCCGAAAATAGTACAAAAAAACCAAATAAAACAAGCAAATGCGATGATTCAGGGGTTGGGGCAGATTGGCTTTGTGATTGGACCTATTCTCTCGGGGAGTATCATGGAATTCGGTGGCGTAACAGCAGGTTATTTAGTCTCATCTATGATTGTTTTGTTGTCTGCCTTTTTTATGTTTCCACCTTTCATAAAGGAAGGCCCAGTAGTCAATACAATAAAACAAACACCATTTAAAGACCTCATAGAAGGGCTTTCCTATGTAAAAGCAAGTAGATTTTTAATGACAGGTATCCTTATATTAATAACGTTAAACTTTTTTGCCTTCGGAGCGATATCCATTGCAATCCCCATTTTAGTGGAAACTTATGGAGGAACACCTATTAATCTTAGTTATATTGACGCTGCATTAGGGATTGGAATGCTAGTAAGTACAGCAATAATCGGTATGATTAAAATACGCCGTAGAGGATTAACATCGATTGTAGGCTTAATTGCAACATTAATCGTAGCTATAGCTTTTAGTCAAATTCCTAATTTGTATATTTTAACGGTGTTAGCGTTTTTAATTGGATTTACGATGACATTTGTATCCATCCCATTTTTCACTTCAGCACAAGAAGATACGGACCCCCGCATTATGGGAAGGGTTATGAGTATTGTCTTTTTAGCAATGAACGGGTTTGATCCGCTTGCCTATGCAAGTGTAACTTTACTCGTTTCTAGAGGATTTGATATCCAATTAGTTATCCTTTCCTTTTCTATTGTTGGATTATTAATTGCTATATCCATTTTGTGGAGAGGACATACATTTAGAAGTTACAAGTCTAACTATTAA
- a CDS encoding GNAT family N-acetyltransferase, with protein sequence MNINENHISLLSKAFEKDPMFVYLFSNKKGNEQSKTLIRFIVKRNHILEGLILTDHLKNPSYVAVVERPRNLTTVSIRAKVRLNIEMLLLVLKLPFHVLRFLTKYQKLTTASAPNGPHYYLTMIGVVPSSQGKGIGKKVLREIHSIARSSQPPYPISLDTENQQNIAYYTRFGYELKETKIVEGLKVYCMTRAAE encoded by the coding sequence ATGAACATTAATGAAAATCATATCTCCTTGTTATCCAAAGCATTCGAAAAAGACCCGATGTTTGTTTATTTGTTTTCAAACAAAAAAGGAAATGAACAATCCAAAACTCTAATAAGATTTATAGTTAAGCGAAACCACATATTGGAAGGGCTAATCCTTACCGACCACCTTAAAAACCCTAGTTACGTAGCAGTTGTGGAAAGACCAAGGAACCTTACCACTGTATCTATAAGAGCTAAGGTTAGATTAAATATAGAAATGCTTCTATTAGTATTGAAGCTCCCCTTTCATGTTCTTAGATTCTTAACGAAGTACCAAAAACTAACTACTGCAAGTGCACCAAATGGACCTCACTATTATTTAACAATGATTGGAGTAGTGCCTTCCTCACAAGGAAAGGGCATCGGTAAAAAGGTACTAAGAGAAATTCATAGTATAGCTCGTTCTTCACAGCCACCATATCCTATTTCACTCGATACAGAAAATCAGCAAAATATTGCCTACTACACAAGATTTGGATATGAGCTAAAGGAAACAAAAATAGTTGAAGGACTAAAGGTATATTGTATGACTCGGGCTGCAGAATAA
- a CDS encoding Rrf2 family transcriptional regulator, whose amino-acid sequence MKYSNATNYALHTMIHLMLQPSGSSVGVQELAEMQHLSPTYLSKVLTKLTKAGLIESTPGAKGGYKISRTKHEISFLDVIHAIEGETSLFDCTIHHEGCLIESVMRQAEENMKDELGSKLLIDIAKEAESLQKLAKK is encoded by the coding sequence ATGAAGTATTCAAACGCGACCAATTATGCCCTGCATACGATGATACATCTAATGTTGCAGCCTAGCGGGAGTTCGGTGGGAGTGCAGGAATTAGCTGAAATGCAACATCTTTCCCCGACGTACCTTTCTAAAGTATTAACTAAACTTACGAAAGCTGGTTTAATCGAGTCTACGCCTGGTGCGAAGGGGGGCTACAAAATTTCAAGAACAAAACATGAAATATCTTTTTTAGATGTGATTCATGCGATTGAAGGGGAGACTAGCTTATTCGATTGCACCATCCATCATGAAGGCTGTTTGATTGAGAGCGTCATGAGGCAAGCAGAGGAAAATATGAAAGATGAACTGGGATCAAAGTTGCTGATTGACATTGCAAAAGAAGCAGAATCCCTACAGAAACTAGCAAAAAAATAA